One Candidatus Nitrososphaera evergladensis SR1 genomic window carries:
- a CDS encoding SDR family oxidoreductase — MMTMEGKICLVTGSTSGIGKEIAAGLAEMGAKVVLVGRSREKCETAIQDVIAMTADSRVSSGLLSYLVADLSSQQSVRQLAKDFADSHDRLHVLVNNAGVFMSKRELTVDGIEYTLAVNHLAPFLLTNLLLGRLKAGAPSRIITTSSVAHRGIKIDFDDLQMMNKGYSGIRAYGQSKLANILFTRELARRRLQGTGVTANCFHPGAVRTNLVRGSSYGLVWGAASVFFTSPQKGADTAIYLASSDEIKNVSGEYFVKRKQAKASDAAYDDDAAERLWRASEQLTGIQT; from the coding sequence ATGATGACGATGGAAGGCAAGATCTGCCTGGTCACGGGAAGCACATCCGGCATCGGAAAAGAGATAGCGGCCGGCCTTGCAGAGATGGGGGCAAAAGTCGTGCTCGTGGGCAGGAGCAGAGAAAAGTGCGAGACTGCCATCCAGGATGTTATCGCCATGACTGCAGACAGCAGAGTTTCATCGGGCCTGCTCTCATATCTTGTCGCAGACCTTTCTTCGCAACAGTCAGTGCGCCAGCTCGCAAAAGATTTTGCCGACAGCCATGACAGGTTGCACGTGCTTGTAAACAATGCTGGCGTGTTCATGTCAAAAAGGGAGCTGACGGTCGACGGCATTGAGTACACGCTTGCGGTAAACCATCTTGCGCCGTTTCTCTTGACCAACTTGCTCCTTGGCAGGCTGAAGGCCGGAGCCCCTTCGAGAATAATCACAACCAGCTCTGTAGCCCACAGGGGAATAAAGATCGACTTTGACGACCTGCAGATGATGAACAAGGGCTACAGCGGGATACGCGCGTACGGCCAGTCCAAGCTGGCAAACATTCTGTTTACTAGGGAGCTGGCAAGGCGGCGCCTGCAGGGAACGGGCGTCACCGCAAATTGCTTTCATCCCGGAGCGGTCAGGACAAACCTTGTGCGGGGCTCTTCCTATGGCCTTGTCTGGGGCGCTGCAAGCGTCTTTTTCACCAGCCCGCAAAAGGGTGCGGATACTGCGATCTATCTTGCCTCGTCAGACGAGATCAAGAATGTCAGCGGCGAGTATTTCGTAAAGAGAAAGCAGGCCAAGGCGTCTGATGCCGCGTACGACGACGATGCCGCCGAAAGGCTGTGGAGGGCAAGCGAGCAGCTCACCGGAATACAGACCTAA
- a CDS encoding NAD+ synthase: MNYYYSSSSPESRVLARLTSGFDRAKTAKSIEKFIAGYVEAARAERGIVMGLSGGLDSAVVAALCTRALDGSGKNVLGLILPSASTPNEDVEDAAAHARELGIEHQTINMEPIVERYMQVLSDDNEDKVARGNLTARVRMSVLYYHAHVGKRLVAGTSDKSEISIGYFTKFGDGGADMIPIAGLYKTQVRELGRYLKVPDAILQKKSSPRLWADHTAEDEIGMGYETIDPILYMLVDRKKTAKEAAVALGVPVDKVKKVQGMIAKSAHKRAMPAAPPKL; this comes from the coding sequence TTGAATTATTATTATTCTTCTTCCAGCCCCGAGTCTCGCGTGCTTGCCAGACTGACCAGCGGCTTTGATCGTGCAAAGACCGCAAAAAGCATCGAGAAATTCATCGCCGGTTATGTCGAGGCCGCGCGGGCAGAAAGAGGAATCGTGATGGGCCTCTCTGGCGGCCTCGACTCTGCCGTGGTAGCGGCGCTGTGCACAAGGGCGCTTGACGGAAGCGGCAAGAATGTTCTTGGATTGATTCTGCCGAGTGCGTCAACCCCGAACGAAGATGTAGAGGATGCGGCCGCGCACGCCAGAGAACTTGGCATTGAGCACCAGACCATCAACATGGAGCCGATAGTCGAAAGATACATGCAGGTCCTGTCGGATGATAACGAAGACAAAGTCGCGCGGGGCAACCTTACTGCGAGGGTGCGCATGTCCGTGCTCTATTATCATGCGCACGTTGGCAAAAGGCTGGTTGCAGGGACAAGCGACAAAAGCGAGATAAGCATCGGCTACTTCACGAAATTTGGCGACGGCGGGGCAGACATGATCCCGATAGCCGGCCTGTACAAGACGCAGGTCAGAGAGCTAGGCCGATACCTAAAAGTGCCTGACGCAATACTGCAAAAAAAGAGCAGTCCCAGGCTCTGGGCGGACCACACTGCAGAAGATGAAATAGGGATGGGCTATGAAACAATCGATCCCATCCTGTACATGCTGGTGGACAGGAAAAAAACCGCAAAAGAGGCAGCCGTAGCGCTTGGCGTGCCCGTAGACAAGGTAAAAAAGGTGCAGGGCATGATTGCAAAGAGCGCGCACAAGCGTGCAATGCCGGCCGCGCCGCCAAAACTGTAA
- a CDS encoding Rieske (2Fe-2S) protein: MLYRACASSEIPDDCWKVFTINGTDVLVGKRRGKLFACNNSCPHRGASLAKGDFNGDNIVCHMHGYEYNVFTGKLENMKSWKREATWVEQSPEWRKSGDLVLYPVVEKDGAVYVDLP; encoded by the coding sequence ATGCTTTACAGGGCGTGCGCGAGTAGTGAAATTCCTGACGACTGCTGGAAGGTTTTTACCATTAACGGCACAGACGTGCTGGTCGGGAAAAGGCGCGGCAAGCTGTTTGCCTGCAACAATTCCTGCCCTCACAGGGGCGCGTCGCTTGCAAAGGGCGACTTTAACGGCGACAACATCGTCTGCCACATGCACGGCTACGAGTACAACGTGTTCACCGGCAAGCTGGAGAACATGAAGTCGTGGAAAAGGGAGGCGACATGGGTTGAGCAGTCGCCAGAGTGGAGAAAGTCAGGCGACCTTGTGCTGTATCCAGTGGTTGAAAAAGACGGGGCGGTCTACGTGGACCTGCCATAA
- the dps gene encoding DNA protection during starvation protein — protein MSDAEYAKTTKPVPNIVALEVLKKNGVNVDKLKDLIVKGVGAEFTTYYYYTILRMHCTGLEGEGIKEIVEDARIEDRNHFEAMVPRLYELGGALPRDIRRFADQAGCPDAFLPNNWEDINSILKVLLEAEQCAIRSWGEVCDMTAGKDPRTYDIAQRIMQEEVEHEAWFIELLSKRPSGHFRRKFAGQSPHTGAQGSLIHL, from the coding sequence ATGTCTGATGCAGAATATGCAAAAACGACAAAGCCAGTCCCGAACATTGTCGCACTTGAAGTCCTGAAGAAAAACGGCGTCAACGTAGACAAGCTGAAGGACCTGATTGTAAAGGGAGTCGGAGCAGAGTTCACGACGTACTATTACTACACTATCCTGAGGATGCACTGCACCGGCCTTGAAGGCGAAGGCATCAAGGAAATAGTCGAAGACGCAAGGATAGAGGACAGGAACCACTTTGAGGCAATGGTCCCAAGGCTGTACGAGCTTGGCGGCGCGCTTCCAAGGGACATCAGAAGGTTTGCAGACCAGGCAGGCTGTCCCGACGCTTTCCTTCCCAACAACTGGGAGGACATCAACTCCATACTGAAAGTATTGTTAGAAGCCGAGCAGTGCGCCATAAGGTCGTGGGGCGAGGTCTGTGACATGACAGCGGGCAAGGACCCAAGGACGTACGACATTGCACAGAGGATAATGCAGGAAGAGGTTGAGCATGAAGCGTGGTTCATAGAGCTTCTCTCAAAGAGGCCATCAGGGCACTTTAGGAGAAAGTTCGCAGGGCAATCTCCGCACACAGGAGCGCAGGGGAGCCTGATACACCTCTAA
- a CDS encoding winged helix-turn-helix domain-containing protein: MKPRSMHAIIAEILRVCEQKTKRTHVIYKANLSHSMLQGYVELAWQSGLLDELPDRSLLITEKGREYLAHFTCAEKMLRINNNIDAVPSSPEEEEEEQQRQRPSVKAATAAASQVIDTYT; encoded by the coding sequence ATGAAGCCGCGGAGCATGCACGCGATAATTGCGGAAATACTCCGCGTCTGCGAGCAGAAAACCAAGAGGACGCACGTAATATACAAGGCAAATCTGTCCCACTCTATGCTGCAAGGGTACGTAGAGCTGGCCTGGCAGAGCGGGCTTTTGGATGAGCTGCCAGACAGGTCCCTATTGATAACTGAAAAGGGAAGGGAATACCTGGCACATTTTACATGCGCAGAAAAGATGCTGAGGATAAATAACAATATCGATGCTGTCCCTTCTTCTCCAGAAGAAGAGGAGGAAGAACAGCAACGGCAGCGTCCTTCAGTAAAAGCGGCAACGGCGGCAGCATCGCAGGTAATCGACACCTACACCTAG
- the htpX gene encoding zinc metalloprotease HtpX: protein MAQLQRDTGLTIRMILSFAILSVLYLVFLGVLAYLGVGYIPIAIIASLMVLAQWYFSDKIVLWSSGAKVVTKDQYPRLHAIVERLAAENGLPMPKIAVMNTQVPNAFATGKSPKSAVVAVTAGIMNTLDDDELEGVLAHELTHVRNRDVLVITLASLFSIVAFSLMRFGLFSSMFYGGGYGYYGGGRNSNNGAGAMVIIIVVAAVTWLVSFLIIRAISRYREFAADKGSAQMTRKPEKLASALLKISGKMKAAPQRELEQAASLNTFFIIPALSKSSLSNLFSTHPPVEERVRRLMEMQSLLK, encoded by the coding sequence TTGGCTCAACTGCAGAGGGATACCGGCCTCACAATCAGAATGATCCTGAGCTTTGCGATTCTGTCAGTGCTTTACTTGGTGTTTCTGGGCGTGCTTGCATACCTTGGAGTTGGCTATATCCCCATTGCCATAATCGCGTCGCTGATGGTTCTCGCGCAATGGTACTTTTCTGACAAAATCGTCCTGTGGAGCTCTGGCGCCAAAGTCGTTACAAAGGACCAGTACCCTAGGCTTCATGCAATAGTGGAAAGGCTTGCTGCAGAAAACGGCCTTCCAATGCCCAAGATTGCAGTTATGAACACGCAGGTCCCAAACGCCTTTGCAACCGGCAAGAGCCCAAAGAGCGCCGTGGTGGCGGTGACGGCGGGCATCATGAACACGCTTGATGACGACGAGCTTGAAGGCGTGCTTGCTCACGAGCTTACGCACGTAAGGAACAGGGACGTGCTTGTCATCACGCTTGCAAGCCTCTTTTCAATAGTCGCGTTCTCCCTTATGCGGTTTGGGCTCTTTAGCAGCATGTTCTATGGCGGTGGTTATGGATACTATGGTGGCGGCAGGAACAGCAACAACGGGGCAGGCGCAATGGTGATAATAATCGTAGTTGCCGCAGTAACGTGGCTTGTGAGCTTTTTGATCATACGGGCAATATCGCGGTACAGAGAGTTCGCCGCAGACAAGGGATCGGCCCAGATGACACGCAAGCCGGAAAAGCTTGCAAGCGCACTCTTGAAGATAAGCGGCAAGATGAAGGCCGCCCCTCAAAGGGAGCTTGAGCAGGCCGCAAGCCTCAACACATTTTTCATCATTCCCGCCCTGTCAAAAAGCTCGCTCTCAAATCTCTTTTCCACCCATCCGCCTGTCGAAGAGCGGGTGAGAAGGCTGATGGAAATGCAGTCTCTGCTAAAATAA
- a CDS encoding mechanosensitive ion channel family protein, with amino-acid sequence MAVASQDAVAARQNGSASVVRQITRLVLITLLITMATWVGLYLFEQFLAPDLGIQHIHMQLTGSAITAAVSFVLIYAVRRIVHKNVARINPHLSTILSFFVIITISLIAAVVLMHQWGIDPQVILVSGGLTAIIAGIALSDIVGNILAGGLVLTAFPAKVSDHVFMIGDNIHGVIDDVHLMYTKIITDDNTEYYIPNNAILQGSVRIIKERPLNHLLPIKEGEHVQIIASTEKYAGTVSKITSKFFFLASDGDANKEIVLANANLISGQYVIIKDRPGKQPVDL; translated from the coding sequence ATGGCAGTTGCAAGCCAAGACGCTGTTGCTGCTAGGCAAAACGGCTCTGCCAGCGTTGTACGGCAGATAACCCGCCTTGTACTTATAACGCTGCTAATAACGATGGCAACATGGGTGGGCCTTTACCTTTTTGAGCAGTTTCTTGCACCCGACCTCGGAATACAGCATATCCACATGCAGCTGACTGGAAGCGCCATCACTGCAGCCGTGTCGTTTGTCCTGATTTATGCGGTCCGGCGAATCGTGCACAAGAATGTCGCAAGGATAAATCCACATCTCTCTACTATCCTCTCATTTTTTGTCATCATAACCATTTCATTGATCGCGGCGGTAGTGCTGATGCACCAGTGGGGCATAGACCCGCAGGTCATCCTGGTAAGCGGCGGGCTAACCGCGATCATAGCGGGCATTGCCCTGTCTGATATAGTGGGCAACATCCTAGCCGGCGGGCTGGTGCTAACTGCTTTTCCTGCAAAAGTGAGCGACCACGTCTTTATGATAGGGGACAACATCCACGGAGTGATAGATGATGTGCACCTGATGTACACCAAGATCATCACAGATGACAACACGGAATACTATATCCCAAATAACGCCATACTGCAGGGGTCTGTGAGGATAATCAAGGAAAGGCCGCTGAATCACCTGCTGCCAATCAAGGAGGGAGAACACGTACAGATAATCGCCTCTACTGAAAAATATGCTGGAACCGTATCCAAGATCACTTCCAAGTTCTTTTTTCTGGCAAGCGATGGCGACGCGAACAAGGAAATAGTACTGGCAAATGCAAACCTCATTTCAGGCCAGTATGTGATAATAAAAGACAGGCCCGGAAAACAACCAGTCGATCTATAA
- a CDS encoding cupredoxin domain-containing protein, whose translation MSKFKHGSAVLAAATLLAITSSLLLAASLQSAFSQTTSSTTTSFNPQPGYSQAREDPSFAVHIPFTDLGFSPFLPTTISIPTGMTVIWFNEDESEHSVTVDAGSPGVPQGAEFDSDMIAPGGFFTHTFTVPGTYEYHDSANPQSKGRINVGSGFEGGSNMDMLIGGNALPFNSSKLARVTLSFVPHESAAVIPPDLSITYNVTISNSASAMYSNQFEDSDGILDLELVPAISRTNSTANFVTWGPDLTDNEGVASDGTYHVQGPVLVNDEEYSIQVSIVAENESDLSSPVSDTFVLPPVGAQ comes from the coding sequence ATGTCCAAGTTCAAGCATGGTAGCGCGGTTCTTGCCGCAGCGACTCTCCTTGCGATAACGTCATCATTATTACTTGCAGCATCGCTCCAGAGCGCATTCTCGCAAACAACATCATCAACTACTACATCATTTAACCCTCAGCCGGGTTACAGCCAAGCAAGGGAAGACCCCTCGTTTGCAGTGCACATCCCGTTTACGGATCTGGGTTTTTCACCATTCCTGCCGACGACGATTTCAATACCAACTGGCATGACCGTTATATGGTTTAATGAAGACGAGTCAGAACATTCCGTCACCGTAGACGCAGGCTCCCCGGGCGTTCCGCAGGGCGCAGAGTTTGACTCGGACATGATAGCACCCGGAGGCTTTTTCACACACACGTTTACCGTTCCGGGAACCTACGAATATCATGATAGCGCAAACCCGCAATCAAAGGGCAGAATCAACGTAGGAAGCGGGTTTGAAGGAGGAAGCAACATGGACATGCTAATCGGCGGAAACGCGCTGCCGTTTAATTCAAGCAAACTGGCAAGGGTGACACTGTCGTTTGTGCCGCATGAAAGTGCCGCCGTGATCCCGCCAGATTTAAGCATCACATACAACGTGACTATTTCAAACTCCGCGTCAGCAATGTACAGCAACCAATTTGAGGATTCAGACGGCATATTGGACCTGGAGCTTGTGCCGGCCATATCCAGGACAAACAGCACCGCAAACTTTGTTACATGGGGACCTGACCTGACGGACAATGAGGGAGTGGCAAGCGACGGCACATACCATGTCCAAGGCCCCGTGCTGGTGAACGATGAAGAGTATTCGATTCAGGTTTCAATAGTTGCAGAAAACGAAAGCGATCTATCTTCTCCAGTCTCTGACACATTCGTACTTCCTCCAGTTGGAGCGCAATGA
- a CDS encoding N,N-dimethylformamidase beta subunit family domain-containing protein, whose protein sequence is MQFSDAVDALTSMKKKKSFHLGLVVGCCALVIIIFFFILPLSSSLSSYRSHRLLVVIRPTFTFAAYQPHGFYDYYRGNCKTRCLTVPLSPRERTSVMDYAGSNNALEMIKSLETSDVVTDEQVTKNPSILASYQKVIVLHNEYVTQAEFDAITRHPDVLYLYPNALYALVSYNPVSNTITLQKGHGYKGVNDAFNWPPSRSTKDEYNTSCKNWQFEKAVNGIVLNCYPEFDILHDAKLWIAIINRKV, encoded by the coding sequence GTGCAGTTTAGTGACGCAGTAGATGCGCTGACCAGTATGAAGAAGAAAAAGAGTTTCCACCTCGGTCTTGTCGTAGGCTGCTGCGCTCTGGTCATAATCATATTCTTTTTTATTCTGCCGCTGTCTTCATCCTTGTCGTCTTATCGTTCACACCGCCTCCTAGTAGTCATCAGGCCGACATTTACTTTTGCCGCCTACCAGCCTCATGGATTCTATGATTATTACAGGGGAAACTGCAAGACCCGGTGCCTGACTGTGCCGCTAAGCCCAAGGGAACGTACGAGCGTGATGGATTATGCGGGCAGCAACAACGCCCTCGAGATGATCAAATCACTTGAAACCAGCGACGTTGTTACTGACGAGCAGGTAACCAAAAACCCCTCCATCCTGGCAAGCTACCAGAAGGTGATAGTGCTTCACAATGAATACGTCACCCAGGCAGAGTTTGATGCCATAACCCGCCATCCAGACGTCCTTTACCTGTACCCAAACGCGCTATATGCGCTTGTTTCGTACAATCCTGTCTCCAACACGATAACTCTGCAAAAGGGTCATGGCTACAAGGGCGTCAACGATGCTTTCAACTGGCCACCCTCGAGGAGCACCAAAGACGAGTACAACACCAGCTGCAAGAACTGGCAGTTTGAAAAGGCGGTAAACGGCATTGTCCTGAACTGCTATCCCGAGTTTGACATTCTGCATGATGCAAAACTTTGGATCGCAATTATTAATCGAAAGGTCTAG
- a CDS encoding cupredoxin domain-containing protein encodes MNTKKHMMLLATVAAAVLVVGMISVASLNGASFAYADKEQMQHPGSSMTMTAAPSSPAKGAALGTISSIQNDEKGQPAWIAAGGWKLFLMPSESKNNSTTSAAPDAKFSARFIMTKLDGTSKHEHAISDFVLTNMSDDGNTTTLTGNATMTMKDAPQKNIPMTIKIMNHNIISIMLDPHVNSHLGNTPLYGTVLRANNGYHTMAHMGENKTMMSDNSNSSDKDKEKSSAKEEGRATTIDIVSGAANKGDKSFSPNPVAIKAGTEVTWKNADSALHTVTSGKNSTPDNVFDSSILVPKKDFTFKFNSAGTYDYFCQLHPTMIGEVTVT; translated from the coding sequence ATGAACACAAAAAAGCACATGATGTTGCTGGCAACCGTGGCAGCAGCCGTTCTGGTCGTGGGAATGATTTCTGTCGCCTCACTGAATGGCGCTAGCTTCGCATATGCTGACAAGGAACAAATGCAGCACCCTGGCAGCTCGATGACAATGACGGCAGCGCCGTCGTCGCCCGCCAAGGGAGCGGCTTTAGGAACCATATCGAGCATTCAGAATGATGAGAAGGGTCAGCCCGCTTGGATAGCGGCTGGCGGATGGAAGTTGTTTCTGATGCCTTCTGAGAGCAAGAACAACAGTACAACATCAGCGGCCCCTGACGCAAAATTCAGCGCCAGATTCATCATGACAAAGCTGGATGGTACATCAAAACACGAACATGCAATTTCTGACTTTGTCCTGACAAACATGTCTGACGATGGCAACACCACGACTCTTACTGGAAATGCCACAATGACGATGAAGGACGCACCACAAAAGAACATTCCAATGACAATCAAAATCATGAACCACAACATAATCAGCATTATGCTGGATCCTCATGTGAACTCGCATCTGGGCAACACTCCGTTGTATGGCACCGTTCTTAGGGCGAACAATGGGTATCACACGATGGCACACATGGGAGAGAACAAGACTATGATGTCTGACAACAGCAATAGTTCGGACAAAGATAAGGAGAAATCCTCTGCCAAAGAAGAGGGGCGTGCAACAACAATCGATATCGTTTCAGGCGCAGCTAACAAGGGCGACAAGTCGTTCAGTCCAAATCCTGTGGCCATAAAGGCTGGGACTGAAGTAACATGGAAGAATGCGGATTCTGCTCTGCACACCGTGACGTCTGGCAAGAACTCGACTCCGGACAACGTCTTTGACTCCAGTATCTTGGTACCAAAGAAGGACTTTACGTTCAAGTTCAACAGCGCAGGGACGTACGATTACTTTTGCCAACTCCACCCAACAATGATTGGCGAGGTAACAGTCACTTAA